A genomic stretch from Hyla sarda isolate aHylSar1 unplaced genomic scaffold, aHylSar1.hap1 scaffold_568, whole genome shotgun sequence includes:
- the LOC130340146 gene encoding uncharacterized protein LOC130340146 yields the protein MELKGLGFVPLLLAFWCAAWLATSYIMTVVLGHAASPLMSISDVGNVFPESILFRIGFIGTSIGTLVLTFLIYKYMVMHTEEFRGHQVLIQRILLAIVWASCFSTAVMHVLSPEEYPRIHFVSTIISITCEALYYLGQSIQMYKLPGAKKVIHHSRCTCCGLTFVCVVFYFGYETLKELFHNDEDWDEIREIPIIIIEWVMLLLILINIVTYYSTMQRLLLTVSRNSCTLSLRVKIDDFGV from the exons atggagctaaaaggactggggttcgtccccctcctgttggcgttttggtgtgcggcctggcttgccaccagctacatcatgacggtcgtcctcggccatgcagcctcgccactgatgagcatcag tgacgtgggaaatgtctttcccgaaagcatattattcagaattggattcatagggacgtccattggcactttggtactaacctttcttatttataagtatatggttatgcatactgaagagttcaggggtcatcaggtcctgatccagaggatcctgctggccattgtgtgggcctcctgtttttccacagctgttatgcatgtattgtcccccgaagaatatcccaggatacactttgtcagcacgataatttccattacatgtgaagccttatactaccttgggcagtccatccagatgtataaattaccaggagcaaaaaaagtcatccaccatagtagatgcacctgctgtggcctgacttttgtctgtgtagttttctattttggatatgaaacattaaaggaattattccataatgatgaagactgggacgagatccgtgaaatccccatcataatcatcgagtgggtgatgcttctactgatcctgataaacatcgtgacctattattccaccatgcagaggttattgttgaccgtctccagaaacagctgcacactctctcttagagtaaaaattgatgacttcggggtgtag